The Vicia villosa cultivar HV-30 ecotype Madison, WI unplaced genomic scaffold, Vvil1.0 ctg.000912F_1_1, whole genome shotgun sequence DNA window GCTTTTAAACAAATCAATTAATATATACCTTAATACCTAAAAGTATTAATAAAAAGTGTTAAATTCATCTGCATAATGAATAAAAACAGAAATATACAACTAGATGAAACTAAAGAATATATATCATAACTTATCTTTAATCAAAGTGAAGAATATTTGGATATGTTGAAAAAGACTTAagttaacaagatgaaaaacgaCTTAACcacaaatagaagaaaaaaaaaatgcaattaagtctaaaaatattaaaatactaCAAAATGGGTCTCGCGAGTAAGCTTGGTATTTTTCAGATTAAGCTACTTtgaacaattaaataataataataataataataataataacaataataataataataataataataataataataataataataataataataataataataataataataataataataataataataataataataataataatagaattcaaACATCTtgaaatttatgataaattgatATGCTGCAAATTCTTGGAAGATGATGATCtaggttaattaattgattaGTTAAGTAATTTCCTTTAGTAAGAGATATAGCATAAGGTAATCTAATTTGAAAAGCTATGTGATTGGTGACAATATGAAAGAGATGTGACACCATATACTATCAACCATGTGAATAAAAATTATAGAATAGGTCACGGAAACCATTAAGTTTACCTTTTAATCACAAAATTTGCTAATACGTGACAAACAATCCTCTAAACACTAGACAAGCTAGACTGTTATTAAATAGTCACAAAAGCAATAACCATAGTGCTAATTACTCTAAATTACCCATTAATAATTGCTTTGATGATGGAAGcacaatgataaaaaaaaataaagtatgatTAATACTAATAGTACCATTAAAGCAAGAAAATAATGTAGGcaatgaagaaaaagaaaggcTAAAGCACTTTCATTGGTCCCATATATTGTCCCCTCATTAGCCCTTTGATGTGATACcctaaattattttttcttttttcttttatttttttttttttttggtttttaaataAATTCTTCCACTTCTATTCTATTGTCTTCTCTTCCTTCTTCTCACTCTCTACCAAACCAAAAAAACTTCCCTTTCATAATAAAGAAATACTTAATGATTTGATCTTAACATCAAGATATGTCCAACAAAGGAAAAGACATAGTAGATGGATCATCATCAAGATCTTCTACTTCAACTATAGGTGATGGTGCCGGTGTTGGCCATCATCAACAACACCAGCACCATCAACCGCAAGAACAGCAACAGCAACCGATTCCACTCAGTCGTTACGAGTCACAAAAACGACGAGATTGGAACACTTTCGGACAATATTTAAGAAACCAAAGGCCTCCGGTAGCACTTTCTCAATGCAACTCAAATCATGTTCTTGAGTTTCTAAGGTATTTGGATCAATTTGGGAAAACCAAAGTGCACTTACAAGGATGTTTGTTCTTCGGACAAACCGAACCGCCCGGGCCATGCACTTGTCCTCTAAAACAAGCTTGGGGAAGCCTTGATGCACTTATTGGAAGATTAAGAGCTGCTTATGAAGAAAATGGTGGATTGCCAGAGACTAATCCTTTTGCTAGTGGCTCCATAAGAATCTATCTTCGTGAAGTGAGAGACTCTCAAGCTAAGGCTAGAGGAATTCCttacaagaagaaaaagaagaagaggattCCAATCAAACATAACGGTGATACCTCAAATTTGCCTATGCAGTGAAATTTATCATTACCATATATGGTaagtttttctcttcttcttttctataacaaaaaaaatttcaTTACTTAACTAATTAGTTTATTTacaataaatatattttgtattaatTGTTCACTGTTTAGTGGTTGAATTTTCTTCACCAATTTAGAGCATAATATGTTGCATCTACATTTCTCCTAGCTAGTAGTAATATACATTTCATTTCATATATCAAACCCTAATTCATAGACTTCAAAACCCTAACTTATATAATTTAGcagtaataataaataatttttcttgttaattatgtaattatttttttttctttctttatataTAATGAATGAATATGTGTATTACAGGAGGAACTAGCTGGTAATGCTCTTTCATCAATTTTATGTTTATCGTTTCCAAATGCAAAATGACAATATAATCATCTTTCCTTTTATTTCATAATTGTTTGTTttctataattaaataattaaatagtatATTATATTTTGCTAATAAACATAGTAGCTTTTTCACATAATCTTACTTAATGTAGCTTCCATTACAATGATATTAATTCAAACATTAATAACCAAATTTAAGTCTTTTCTTAAATAAAATCCGTATTATAGAATTAAAACTTATAAATCTATGGATAAGGGATATTTTAGATTCTCTTCTATGAATCTTGTGAAATTAGTGTCAGACTTTCTAGTAACTAAAATTTCTTGTTTTCTTGAAATGTTGTCTCattctatttattttatgtatatcTCTCACTTTTTCTTACAATATGAATgtcctttttgttgtttttttgtgtaTAAATCTAACACATCCGTACAAGAAAAACAATCTTTCAACCACCTAACACTGCAACACATATCTGATCATATACTCTTGCTTTAATTTTAGTACGTATATGTTTTTCTTTagcatttatttaaatttgaattatgCTATGTTATTGGTTCTAGGTTCTTAAATTGCTTAAGGTTCTGAATCTGACTGAATTTGTTGATATATAGGCCTTGGATAACTACTTGAGCAAAAGTCATGGAATGCTGGTTATTCTTGGGTAAAGTTTGAACCCTTTTCATATGATAGTTATGAGTAAAGGGgtgtatttttgt harbors:
- the LOC131632192 gene encoding protein LIGHT-DEPENDENT SHORT HYPOCOTYLS 10-like: MSNKGKDIVDGSSSRSSTSTIGDGAGVGHHQQHQHHQPQEQQQQPIPLSRYESQKRRDWNTFGQYLRNQRPPVALSQCNSNHVLEFLRYLDQFGKTKVHLQGCLFFGQTEPPGPCTCPLKQAWGSLDALIGRLRAAYEENGGLPETNPFASGSIRIYLREVRDSQAKARGIPYKKKKKKRIPIKHNGDTSNLPMQ